Proteins from a genomic interval of Acomys russatus chromosome 19, mAcoRus1.1, whole genome shotgun sequence:
- the Hnf1a gene encoding hepatocyte nuclear factor 1-alpha isoform X2, with the protein MVSKLSQLQTELLAALLESGLSKEALIQALGEPGPYLMVGDGPLDKGESCGASRGDLAELPNGLGETRGSEDDTDDDGEDFAPPILKELENLSPEEAAHQKAVVETLLQEDPWRVAKMVKSYLQQHNIPQREVVDTTGLNQSHLSQHLNKGTPMKTQKRAALYTWYVRKQREVAQQFTHAGQGGLIEEPTGDELPTKKGRRNRFKWGPASQQILFQAYERQKNPSKEERETLVEECNRAECIQRGVSPSQAQGLGSNLVTEVRVYNWFANRRKEEAFRHKLAMDTYSGPPPGPGPGPALPAHSSPGLSTSALSPSKVHGVRYGQSATSEAAEVPSSSGGPLVTVSAALHQVSPTGLEPSSSLLSTEAKLVSATGGPLPPVSTLTALHSLEQTSPGLNQQPQNLIMASLPGVMAIGPGEPASLGPTFTNTGASTLVIGLASTQAQSVPVINSMGSSLTTLQPVQFSQPLHPSYQQPLMPPVQSHVAQSPFMATMAQLQSPHALYSHKPEVAQYTHTSLLPQTMLITDTNLSTLASLTPTKQVFTSDTEASSEPGLHEPSSPATTIHIPSQDPSSIQHLQPAHRLSTSPTVSSSSLVLYQSSDSTNGHSHLLPSNHGVIETFISTQMASSSQ; encoded by the exons ATGGTTTCTAAGCTGAGCCAGCTGCAGACGGAGCTCCTGGCTGCCCTGCTCGAGTCTGGCCTGAGCAAAGAGGCGCTGATCCAGGCCCTGGGCGAGCCAGGCCCCTACCTGATGGTTGGAGATGGTCCCCTGGACAAGGGGGAGTCCTGCGGTGCGAGTCGAGGGGACCTGGCGGAGCTGCCCAATGGCCTGGGGGAGACGCGTGGCTCTGAAGATGACACGGATGACGACGGGGAAGATTTCGCGCCACCCATTCTGAAAGAGTTGGAGAACCTCAGTCCAGAGGAGGCAGCCCACCAGAAAGCCGTGGTGGAGACACTTCTGCA GGAGGACCCATGGCGCGTGGCAAAGATGGTCAAGTCCTACCTGCAGCAGCACAACATCCCGCAGCGGGAGGTGGTGGACACCACCGGCCTGAACCAGTCCCATCTGTCACAGCACCTCAACAAGGGCACCCCCATGAAGACGCAGAAGCGGGCTGCTCTGTACACCTGGTATGTCCGCAAGCAGCGAGAGGTGGCTCAGC AGTTCACCCACGCAGGGCAGGGCGGGCTGATTGAAGAGCCCACAGGTGATGAGCTGCCAACCAAAAAGGGGCGGAGGAACCGGTTCAAGTGGGGCCCAGCGTCCCAGCAGATACTGTTCCAGGCTTACGAGAGGCAGAAGAATCCCAGCAAAGAAGAACGAGAGACCTTGGTGGAGGAGTGCAAtag GGCGGAGTGCATCCAGAGGGGGGTGTCCCCGTCGCAGGCGCAGGGGCTGGGCTCCAACCTTGTCACCGAGGTGCGGGTCTACAACTGGTTTGCTAACCGGCGCAAGGAAGAGGCCTTCCGGCACAAGTTGGCCATGGACACGTACAGCGGGCCTCCGCCCGGCCCGGGCCCgggccctgcactccctgctcaCAGCTCCCCCGGCCTGTCCACATCTGCCCTCTCCCCCAGTAAGGTCCACG GTGTGCGGTACGGACAGTCTGCGACCAGCGAGGCAGCCGAGGTGCCCTCCAGCAGCGGTGGTCCCTTAGTTACAGTGTCTGCAGCCTTACACCAAGTGTCCCCCACAGGCCTGGAGCCCAGTAGCAGCCTGCTGAGCACGGAGGCCAAGCTG GTCTCAGCCACCGGGGGTCCCCTGCCTCCAGTCAGCACCCTGACAGCACTGCACAGCTTGGAGCAGACATCTCCAGGTCTCAACCAGCAGCCGCAGAACCTCATCATGGCCTCGCTGCCTGGGGTTATGGCCATTGGGCCCGGGGAGCCTGCCTCCCTGGGCCCCACGTTCACTAACACAGGCGCCTCAACCCTGGTCATTG GTCTGGCCTCCACTCAGGCACAGAGCGTGCCCGTCATCAACAGTATGGGCAGCAGCTTGACCACCCTGCAGCCAGTCCAGTTCTCCCAGCCACTGCACCCTTCCTACCAGCAGCCTCTCATGCCCCCTGTGCAGAGCCACGTGGCCCAGAGCCCGTTCAtggccaccatggcccagctgcAGAGCCCCCACG ccctgtaCAGCCACAAGCCTGAGGTggcccagtacacacacacaagcctgctTCCGCAGACCATGCTGATCACGGACACCAATCTCAGCACCCTTGCGAGCCTCACACCCACCAAGCAG GTCTTCACCTCCGACACGGAGGCCTCTAGTGAGCCTGGGCTTCACGAGCCTTCATCTCCAGCCACCACCATCCACATTCCCAGCCAGGACCCATCGAGCATCCAGCACCTGCAACCCGCCCATCGGCTCAGCACCAGCCCCACCG TGTCCTCCAGCAGCCTTGTGTTGTACCAGAGCTCCGACTCCACCAACGGGCACAGTCACTTGCTGCCATCCAACCATGGCGTCATCGAGACTTTTATCTCTACCCAGATGGCCTCCTCCTCCCAGTAA
- the Hnf1a gene encoding hepatocyte nuclear factor 1-alpha isoform X1 yields the protein MVSKLSQLQTELLAALLESGLSKEALIQALGEPGPYLMVGDGPLDKGESCGASRGDLAELPNGLGETRGSEDDTDDDGEDFAPPILKELENLSPEEAAHQKAVVETLLQEDPWRVAKMVKSYLQQHNIPQREVVDTTGLNQSHLSQHLNKGTPMKTQKRAALYTWYVRKQREVAQQFTHAGQGGLIEEPTGDELPTKKGRRNRFKWGPASQQILFQAYERQKNPSKEERETLVEECNRAECIQRGVSPSQAQGLGSNLVTEVRVYNWFANRRKEEAFRHKLAMDTYSGPPPGPGPGPALPAHSSPGLSTSALSPSKVHGVRYGQSATSEAAEVPSSSGGPLVTVSAALHQVSPTGLEPSSSLLSTEAKLVSATGGPLPPVSTLTALHSLEQTSPGLNQQPQNLIMASLPGVMAIGPGEPASLGPTFTNTGASTLVIGLASTQAQSVPVINSMGSSLTTLQPVQFSQPLHPSYQQPLMPPVQSHVAQSPFMATMAQLQSPHALYSHKPEVAQYTHTSLLPQTMLITDTNLSTLASLTPTKQVFTSDTEASSEPGLHEPSSPATTIHIPSQDPSSIQHLQPAHRLSTSPTGERFGVSQLDVRWCVRWTEGRWEALPDECQAVCVVVWDQS from the exons ATGGTTTCTAAGCTGAGCCAGCTGCAGACGGAGCTCCTGGCTGCCCTGCTCGAGTCTGGCCTGAGCAAAGAGGCGCTGATCCAGGCCCTGGGCGAGCCAGGCCCCTACCTGATGGTTGGAGATGGTCCCCTGGACAAGGGGGAGTCCTGCGGTGCGAGTCGAGGGGACCTGGCGGAGCTGCCCAATGGCCTGGGGGAGACGCGTGGCTCTGAAGATGACACGGATGACGACGGGGAAGATTTCGCGCCACCCATTCTGAAAGAGTTGGAGAACCTCAGTCCAGAGGAGGCAGCCCACCAGAAAGCCGTGGTGGAGACACTTCTGCA GGAGGACCCATGGCGCGTGGCAAAGATGGTCAAGTCCTACCTGCAGCAGCACAACATCCCGCAGCGGGAGGTGGTGGACACCACCGGCCTGAACCAGTCCCATCTGTCACAGCACCTCAACAAGGGCACCCCCATGAAGACGCAGAAGCGGGCTGCTCTGTACACCTGGTATGTCCGCAAGCAGCGAGAGGTGGCTCAGC AGTTCACCCACGCAGGGCAGGGCGGGCTGATTGAAGAGCCCACAGGTGATGAGCTGCCAACCAAAAAGGGGCGGAGGAACCGGTTCAAGTGGGGCCCAGCGTCCCAGCAGATACTGTTCCAGGCTTACGAGAGGCAGAAGAATCCCAGCAAAGAAGAACGAGAGACCTTGGTGGAGGAGTGCAAtag GGCGGAGTGCATCCAGAGGGGGGTGTCCCCGTCGCAGGCGCAGGGGCTGGGCTCCAACCTTGTCACCGAGGTGCGGGTCTACAACTGGTTTGCTAACCGGCGCAAGGAAGAGGCCTTCCGGCACAAGTTGGCCATGGACACGTACAGCGGGCCTCCGCCCGGCCCGGGCCCgggccctgcactccctgctcaCAGCTCCCCCGGCCTGTCCACATCTGCCCTCTCCCCCAGTAAGGTCCACG GTGTGCGGTACGGACAGTCTGCGACCAGCGAGGCAGCCGAGGTGCCCTCCAGCAGCGGTGGTCCCTTAGTTACAGTGTCTGCAGCCTTACACCAAGTGTCCCCCACAGGCCTGGAGCCCAGTAGCAGCCTGCTGAGCACGGAGGCCAAGCTG GTCTCAGCCACCGGGGGTCCCCTGCCTCCAGTCAGCACCCTGACAGCACTGCACAGCTTGGAGCAGACATCTCCAGGTCTCAACCAGCAGCCGCAGAACCTCATCATGGCCTCGCTGCCTGGGGTTATGGCCATTGGGCCCGGGGAGCCTGCCTCCCTGGGCCCCACGTTCACTAACACAGGCGCCTCAACCCTGGTCATTG GTCTGGCCTCCACTCAGGCACAGAGCGTGCCCGTCATCAACAGTATGGGCAGCAGCTTGACCACCCTGCAGCCAGTCCAGTTCTCCCAGCCACTGCACCCTTCCTACCAGCAGCCTCTCATGCCCCCTGTGCAGAGCCACGTGGCCCAGAGCCCGTTCAtggccaccatggcccagctgcAGAGCCCCCACG ccctgtaCAGCCACAAGCCTGAGGTggcccagtacacacacacaagcctgctTCCGCAGACCATGCTGATCACGGACACCAATCTCAGCACCCTTGCGAGCCTCACACCCACCAAGCAG GTCTTCACCTCCGACACGGAGGCCTCTAGTGAGCCTGGGCTTCACGAGCCTTCATCTCCAGCCACCACCATCCACATTCCCAGCCAGGACCCATCGAGCATCCAGCACCTGCAACCCGCCCATCGGCTCAGCACCAGCCCCACCGGTGAGCGGTTTGGGGTCTCCCAGTTGGATGTGAGGTGGTGTGTGCGATGGACTGAGGGCAGATGGGAGGCACTTCCTGACGAGTGCCAAGCAGTGTGTGTGGTAGTTTGGGACCAAAGTTAA
- the C19H12orf43 gene encoding protein CUSTOS, giving the protein MVAPSGTMSDSDSSSSSNSDAEELARCREAATPAWGLEQRPLGTEKPRADAASKEAPASQPSRRREVNRHEEDGNELQTTPEFRAHVARKLGALLDSSITISEVWKAPRKAEVQLETEAEDGFRLFFTSIPGGHEKEASPRPCRKRQPPSSSSEDSDEEWQRCREAAVSASDLLQESAIHCPAKVEKATKRKKLKKKAKEEADTDLAGSTGLQQIKEAGNINGDLVSLGTKKKKRKKKAKKARAASPCPFAAPVVAEPEN; this is encoded by the exons ATGGTGGCGCCCAGCGGTACCATGAGCGAttcagacagcagcagcagtagcaacagcgATGCGGAGGAGCTGGCGCGGTGCCGCGAGGCGGCGACGCCCGCCTGGGGGCTGGAGCAGCGCCCGCTAGGAACGGAGAAACCCAGAGCCG ACGCTGCAAGTAAAGAAGCACCAGCCTCCCAGCCAAGCCGCAG GCGTGAGGTGAACCGGCACGAAGAAGATGGCAACGAGCTTCAGACCACTCCTGAGTTCCGAGCCCATGTGGCCAGGAAGCTGGGAGCGCTGCTGGACAG CTCCATCACCATCTCAGAAGTATGGAAGGCGCCTCGGAAGGCAGAGGTACAGCTGGAGACAGAGGCGGAGGACG GCTTCCGCCTTTTCTTCACATCCATCCCCGGAGGCCACGAGAAGGAAGCTTCTCCAAGACCCTGCCGAAAGCGCCAGCCCCCCAGCTCCAG CAGTGAAGACAGTGACGAGGAGTGGCAGCGGTGCCGGGAGGCAGCTGTGTCTGCCTCAGATCTTCTCCAGGAATCAGCCATACACTGCCCTGCCAAGGTGGAGAAGGCGACCAAGAGGaagaagttaaaaaagaaagccaaggaggAGGCTGACACTGACTTGGCGGGATCCACAGGCCTGCAACAGATAAAGGAGGCAGGCAACATAAacggagacctggtgtcacttgggaccaaaaagaagaaaaggaagaaaaaggccaaGAAAGCCAGAGCTGCGTCCCCGTGCCCATTCGCAGCGCCTGTAGTGGCTGAGCCTGAGAACTGA